The Nocardioides campestrisoli genome includes a window with the following:
- a CDS encoding alpha/beta fold hydrolase: MKETIVAEKSFQVSFVTVHGHRRAYVRAGSGSPVLLLHGVGCDHRTWAPVIERLARHHTVIAPDLLGHGRSDKPRADYSLGGYANGMRDLLTVLGIDKVTVVGHSFGGGVAMQFAYQYPERTERIVLVSSGGLGPDVTPAIRAITTPGFHQAMGVLTLPGIRHVAATTLRVLSATGLPRTRDLDEVANVYEQFSDPRQRAAIRHVVRAVVDWKGQVVTMSDRAYLTREMPMLVIWGADDHVIPAKHAAHAAALAPGAQVQVLDRAGHFPHKDHPERFVDLVEEFIAGTRPSRHSRVKWRRLLEEGAARPVRQAAAGRAPVTPVPSLHSIPG, from the coding sequence ATGAAGGAGACGATCGTGGCCGAGAAGTCCTTCCAGGTTTCCTTCGTCACCGTGCACGGCCACCGCCGCGCGTACGTCCGGGCCGGCTCGGGTTCGCCGGTCCTGTTGCTGCACGGGGTCGGGTGCGACCACCGGACCTGGGCGCCGGTGATCGAGCGGCTCGCCCGCCACCACACGGTGATCGCCCCCGACCTGCTGGGCCACGGGCGTTCCGACAAGCCGCGCGCCGACTACAGCCTCGGTGGCTACGCCAACGGGATGCGCGACCTGCTCACCGTGCTGGGCATCGACAAGGTCACCGTGGTGGGGCACAGCTTCGGCGGCGGCGTGGCGATGCAGTTCGCCTACCAGTACCCCGAGCGGACCGAGCGGATCGTGCTGGTCTCCTCCGGTGGCCTCGGTCCTGACGTGACCCCGGCGATCCGCGCGATCACCACCCCGGGGTTCCACCAGGCGATGGGCGTGCTCACCCTGCCCGGGATCCGGCACGTCGCGGCGACCACCTTGCGGGTGCTCTCCGCGACCGGACTGCCGCGTACCCGTGACCTCGACGAGGTGGCCAACGTCTACGAGCAGTTCTCCGACCCCCGGCAGCGGGCGGCCATCCGGCACGTGGTGCGTGCCGTGGTCGACTGGAAGGGACAGGTCGTGACGATGTCCGACCGGGCCTACCTGACGCGCGAGATGCCGATGCTGGTGATCTGGGGGGCCGACGACCACGTCATTCCCGCCAAGCACGCCGCGCACGCCGCCGCACTGGCTCCGGGGGCCCAGGTGCAGGTGCTCGACCGGGCGGGGCACTTCCCGCACAAGGACCACCCGGAGAGGTTCGTCGACCTGGTCGAGGAGTTCATCGCCGGCACCCGGCCGTCGCGCCACTCCCGGGTCAAGTGGCGTCGCCTCCTGGAGGAGGGTGCCGCCCGACCGGTGCGGCAGGCCGCCGCCGGGCGCGCCCCCGTCACCCCGGTGCCGTCGTTGCACAGCATCCCGGGGTGA
- a CDS encoding PucR family transcriptional regulator — translation MTASSDEPVPEHRAGIASALSRSSGALSTAAMSRMETELPWFRELSAEDRSWVGLIVQAGIRGFTGWLLSPPATGAEGSWGHALAGQVFGAAPRELAGVINLQQTVDLIRLSIDVVESNIDRLVPPGDLPAVRAAVMRYAREVAFATAEVYARAAESRGAWDARLEALVVDSVLRSEGDETLLSRASALGWAARDGVAVVLGDVPSARTETDVFEEVRRVAREAGMDALCAAQGERLVVVLGGVDDGLAAARVVCGLFGDGPVVVGPVTSGLDRAHVSARAAGSALRAAPGWPQAPRPVSSDDLLPERALAGDGHARRRLVEEVYRPLLASRGTLESTVSAYLAAGGSTEAAGRALFVHPNTVRYRLRQVVGLTGLDPTVPREGFTLQIALVLGRQSPRTESSTFVGNDQKTP, via the coding sequence GTGACCGCCAGTTCGGACGAGCCGGTTCCGGAGCACCGCGCCGGCATCGCCTCAGCCCTCTCCCGCTCCTCCGGCGCGCTCAGCACGGCCGCGATGTCCCGGATGGAGACCGAGCTCCCGTGGTTCCGCGAGCTCAGCGCGGAGGACCGCTCCTGGGTCGGCCTGATCGTCCAGGCCGGCATCAGGGGCTTCACCGGCTGGCTGCTCAGCCCGCCCGCGACCGGGGCCGAGGGCTCCTGGGGCCATGCCCTGGCCGGCCAGGTCTTCGGCGCCGCCCCACGCGAGCTCGCCGGGGTGATCAACCTCCAGCAGACCGTCGACCTGATCCGGCTGAGCATCGACGTGGTCGAGTCCAACATCGATCGCCTGGTCCCCCCGGGGGACCTGCCCGCGGTGCGTGCGGCGGTGATGCGCTACGCCCGCGAGGTCGCCTTCGCGACCGCGGAGGTCTACGCGCGAGCCGCCGAGTCCCGGGGCGCCTGGGACGCCCGGCTGGAGGCGCTGGTCGTGGACTCGGTGCTGCGCTCCGAGGGTGACGAGACCCTGCTCTCCCGCGCCAGCGCCCTGGGCTGGGCCGCCCGCGACGGGGTGGCCGTCGTCCTCGGCGACGTGCCGTCGGCCCGCACCGAGACCGACGTCTTCGAGGAGGTACGTCGGGTCGCACGCGAAGCGGGCATGGATGCGTTGTGCGCCGCCCAGGGCGAGCGCCTGGTCGTCGTGCTCGGCGGCGTCGACGACGGCCTCGCCGCCGCCCGGGTGGTCTGCGGGCTCTTCGGCGACGGACCGGTGGTGGTCGGCCCGGTCACCAGCGGGCTCGACCGGGCACACGTCTCCGCCCGGGCGGCGGGTTCGGCCCTGCGTGCGGCCCCCGGCTGGCCGCAGGCACCCCGGCCGGTCTCGAGCGACGACCTGCTGCCCGAGCGCGCCCTGGCCGGGGACGGTCACGCGCGGCGCCGCCTGGTCGAGGAGGTCTACCGACCCCTGCTCGCCTCCCGCGGCACCCTGGAGTCCACCGTCTCGGCGTACCTGGCCGCCGGCGGCTCGACCGAGGCGGCCGGGCGGGCGCTCTTCGTCCACCCGAACACGGTCCGTTACCGGCTGCGGCAGGTCGTCGGGCTCACCGGTCTGGACCCCACCGTGCCGCGGGAGGGCTTCACCCTGCAGATCGCGCTCGTGCTGGGCCGGCAGTCTCCCCGCACCGAGTCGTCGACATTTGTAGGAAACGACCAAAAAACTCCGTGA
- a CDS encoding acyltransferase domain-containing protein encodes MLVIVAPGQGAQSPGFLTPWIQDDRFRSRLEWLSTVAGLDLVEHGTTSDAETLRDTRIAQPLLVAAGLVTALELFPHPGDAFERIGAVAGHSVGELTAAAGARAITAEQAMVLVRERGESMARAAAVTPTGMTAVLGGDRTEVLAALDRHGLTAANDNGPGQVVAAGTREQLDALAADPPAKARLVPLSVAGAFHTSHMEPAVSHLAQLAASVSTHDPRTRVISNRDGQIVHDGQELLARLVGQIAAPVRWDLCLETMRDLGVTGLLEVPPAGTLTAIAKRALPGVETFALKHPDQLADARTFCERHGEASPVDLSPTWRMVVAPAKGTFHRSAAAAAADSLGPGSVIGDVASLRERTQVSARHGGQVVEWLVEDGDPVAPGQPLLRLHPQGVG; translated from the coding sequence GTGCTCGTCATCGTCGCTCCCGGCCAAGGGGCCCAGTCCCCCGGCTTCCTCACGCCCTGGATCCAGGACGACCGCTTCAGGTCGCGCCTGGAGTGGCTCTCCACCGTCGCCGGGCTCGACCTCGTCGAGCACGGCACCACCTCGGACGCCGAGACCCTGCGCGACACCCGGATCGCCCAGCCCCTGCTGGTCGCCGCCGGCCTGGTGACCGCGCTCGAGCTCTTCCCGCACCCCGGGGACGCCTTCGAGCGGATCGGCGCCGTCGCCGGGCACAGCGTGGGCGAGCTGACCGCCGCGGCCGGTGCCCGCGCGATCACCGCGGAGCAGGCGATGGTCCTGGTGCGCGAGCGCGGCGAGTCGATGGCTCGTGCGGCCGCCGTCACCCCGACCGGCATGACCGCCGTCCTGGGAGGCGACCGGACCGAGGTCCTCGCCGCCCTGGACCGGCACGGTCTGACCGCGGCCAACGACAACGGCCCCGGCCAGGTGGTCGCGGCCGGGACGCGGGAGCAGCTGGACGCCCTCGCCGCCGACCCGCCGGCGAAGGCGCGCCTGGTCCCGCTGAGCGTGGCCGGCGCGTTCCACACCTCGCACATGGAGCCCGCCGTCTCCCACCTCGCCCAGCTCGCCGCCTCGGTCTCCACCCACGACCCGCGCACCCGGGTGATCTCCAACCGGGACGGCCAGATCGTCCACGACGGACAGGAGCTGCTCGCCCGCCTCGTCGGGCAGATCGCCGCCCCGGTCCGCTGGGACCTGTGCCTGGAGACCATGCGGGACCTCGGCGTCACCGGCCTGCTCGAGGTGCCGCCCGCCGGCACGCTGACGGCGATCGCGAAGCGGGCGCTGCCCGGCGTGGAGACGTTCGCGCTCAAGCACCCCGACCAGCTCGCCGATGCCCGCACCTTCTGCGAGCGTCACGGCGAGGCCTCCCCCGTGGACCTCTCCCCCACCTGGCGGATGGTGGTGGCCCCGGCCAAGGGGACCTTCCACCGGTCGGCCGCAGCCGCCGCCGCGGACTCCCTCGGCCCGGGATCGGTCATCGGGGACGTCGCCAGCCTGCGCGAGCGCACCCAGGTCTCGGCCCGTCACGGCGGGCAGGTCGTCGAGTGGCTGGTCGAGGACGGCGACCCGGTGGCTCCCGGTCAGCCCCTGCTCCGTCTGCACCCCCAGGGCGTCGGGTGA
- a CDS encoding beta-ketoacyl-ACP synthase III yields MRSSRGLAGATGAPHARILGVGAYRPSRVVPNSELVAAIDSTDEWIQQRSGIRERRFAGPEETVQRMAVEAAREALAQAGLDAPRIDAVVVATVSHLMQTPAIAPAIAHELGTEQAAAFDVSAACAGFCHGVALAQDMVRGGSAGHVLVIGVERLSDITSPTDRGTAFIFADGAGAAVVGPSETPGISPVVWGSDGEQFDLIRSREDWRDVLGTTADPGSRIMPHLTMQGNAVFRWASFAMAKVAQQALDRAGITADELDVFVPHQANMRIIDAMARAMRLPDHVRIARDVAESGNTSAASVPLALARMIAEGDARPGDKALLIAFGAGLAYAAQVVVVP; encoded by the coding sequence GTGAGGTCCTCACGTGGTCTCGCCGGTGCGACCGGGGCCCCGCACGCGCGGATCCTCGGCGTGGGCGCGTACCGGCCCAGCCGGGTCGTGCCCAACAGCGAGCTGGTCGCGGCGATCGACTCCACCGACGAATGGATCCAGCAGCGCTCGGGCATCCGGGAGCGCCGGTTCGCCGGACCCGAGGAGACCGTGCAGCGGATGGCCGTCGAGGCGGCGCGCGAGGCCCTGGCCCAGGCGGGTCTCGACGCGCCGCGGATCGACGCGGTCGTGGTGGCCACGGTCAGCCACCTGATGCAGACCCCGGCGATCGCGCCGGCCATCGCCCACGAGCTGGGGACCGAGCAGGCCGCGGCGTTCGACGTGTCGGCCGCCTGCGCGGGCTTCTGCCACGGCGTGGCCCTGGCCCAGGACATGGTGCGCGGCGGCAGCGCCGGCCACGTCCTGGTCATCGGGGTGGAGAGGCTCAGCGACATCACCTCCCCGACGGACCGGGGCACCGCCTTCATCTTCGCCGACGGAGCCGGGGCCGCCGTGGTGGGCCCGAGCGAGACGCCGGGCATCTCCCCGGTGGTCTGGGGCTCCGACGGGGAGCAGTTCGACCTGATCAGGTCCCGGGAGGACTGGCGAGACGTGCTCGGCACCACCGCCGACCCCGGGAGCCGGATCATGCCGCACCTGACCATGCAGGGCAACGCCGTCTTCCGGTGGGCCTCGTTCGCGATGGCGAAGGTCGCCCAGCAGGCCCTGGACCGCGCGGGCATCACCGCCGACGAGCTCGACGTCTTCGTCCCCCACCAGGCCAACATGCGCATCATCGACGCCATGGCTCGAGCGATGCGGCTTCCCGACCACGTGCGGATCGCCCGCGACGTCGCCGAGTCGGGCAACACCTCCGCGGCGTCCGTCCCGCTGGCGCTGGCACGGATGATCGCCGAGGGGGACGCCCGCCCGGGCGACAAGGCACTGCTCATCGCCTTCGGCGCCGGCTTGGCGTACGCCGCCCAGGTCGTCGTCGTCCCCTGA
- a CDS encoding acyl carrier protein: MTTEEIRTDLADIVNEVAGIEPDDVQLDKSFVDDLDVDSLSMVEVVVAAEEKFGVSIPDDEVKNLRTVGDAVAFIERARTAAA; encoded by the coding sequence ATGACCACCGAAGAGATCCGCACCGACCTGGCCGACATCGTCAACGAGGTCGCCGGCATCGAGCCCGACGACGTGCAGCTCGACAAGTCGTTCGTCGACGACCTCGACGTCGACTCGCTGTCCATGGTCGAGGTCGTCGTGGCCGCCGAGGAGAAGTTCGGCGTCTCCATCCCCGACGACGAGGTCAAGAACCTGCGCACCGTCGGCGACGCCGTCGCCTTCATCGAGCGCGCCCGGACCGCCGCCGCCTGA